From the Capra hircus breed San Clemente chromosome 14, ASM170441v1, whole genome shotgun sequence genome, the window CTAGCTCCATTTTTAAGGCGGCATTGTGTAGCCTCGGATTGCCCCCACTCCATCATCCACCCAcagttttctcctctgcaaaCTGGCAACACAGACCCCTGGGGCATGGGGCCTGCCCCAGTGGGTGGGAGGATGTTGGGGGGTGACCAGCCCCATGGGTGTCTTCAGCTCATTCAGGGGTCCCCCTCACAGCCACGGCCGCCTGAGCTCCCCTGCCCGGGGCTTGAGGAGGGGAGGGCAGCGGGAGCGGGTGGACACAGCCTCCGGAGGgattggggctggggtgggggcgggggcagcgAGGACAGGGTGTAAGCCAGGACATTGGTGGGACACCCATTTCTGCAGGCCCCCGCCTCTGCTCAAGCATCAGAGGCCTCCAGGAAGCCGGGGCGGGCGCCCGGGGACATTTCCTGCTATTAATGGAGCTTAATCTAAACAGGCCCTAATATTTACCTCTAGACGCCTCCGGCCTCCGAGGGTGCCAGAAAGCGAGAGTGATGACCCCCACCCAGGCAGTGCCCTCCTCACCCTCGCTTCCTGGGCTGCGCGTGAGCCTGGAGTTCACATTCGAGCCCCCTCCTGGAcacccagagcctcagtttccctctccgGGAGATGGGGGTGAACACTCAGGCTTCAGGGGAGGTTCGGAGGCGCTTGCTTCGTAAATCCGCTCTGGGAGCGGCACCACAGTCCCTCCCTCATTGTTGACCCGccgacccctcccctcccccgccctcgTGCCTTCAGGGATCTGGTTGGATGCTGCGGACAGTCTGGCTCACCCGCCCAGGTCTATGTTCTCTCCCTGGGCAGGCAGAGCGGGGGCCAAGGTGGAGTGAGGACGCTCACCCTGCTGGTCTATGTGTGCCAGGGTGGCACACAGCTACTGCCCCACACGCTGCCCACACTGTGCCACCTGTGTCCCCTCCGACCCTCACCCTTTAGAGAGGCTCTGGCACCTGCCCCCAGCAGCGATGGCAAAACCTcgaccccatcaccaccaccacccagccaCAGGATAGTGAGCAATGCTGGGGGGTACGCGGGGGGCCCCACCTGGCTCAGTGCCTCTCGGCGACCCCTGCCTGCCAGCCAGGGCGCTGAGTCAAGGGCACAGATTTGAATAAACAGTTTTAATTCAGGATGAGGAAGCCTCGTTGAGGAGACTGTTTACATCAGATATAAATACACAGGCCACCTCACGTCACTTGAGCTTCTCAGAAATCTGGGAAGGGAGGCCATGTAGAGGACGGTGCGGAGGCTTCACACCCCAGCCCTCGTGGGAACAAGTCTGGCCTCTAGAGGTGCCTGGGGCCTGTGTCCCTGTGGAGGACACTGCAGTGGGAGGGAGCCAGCCGTCAGGAGGAGGGAGCAAGTGTCTGAGGAAGTGGTGGGGGCTCAGACAAAGTCGTGTGCGGTGAACCTCTCGCCCCCAGCCCCTTGCCCGCCAGATGCAAGGccaaggaggggagggggagaagtggagagtggggaaaactgaggccagtGAGCGAGGGTTCTGCACAATGCCATCAGACTACTCTTAGGGCGGTGGAAGGCTCAGCTGGGGCCCTGGCCTCCTGCGTCCCCACGGTCTTTCAGTCCCCGAGGAGCCCAGGCCGGACGGTGGGATTTCACATGTGGGACAAGGGGAGGGGGGCTTGGCCAAGCCCAATCTGGATCCCAGTTTTTCCTTGGGCTCTTACCTCCACATGTGGTGGGGATTAGTGAGACAGTGCGTGTGAAGCGGGGTGGGACAGGTGCCTAATCAGTGTTTGCCGAGAGGCCCCCTCCTCCTAGAGGCGGGGATTGTCCCAGAAGAATTGCAACCCCTCCGCCCCCAAGCACAAAAGTCACCTAGAGTCAGCCATTCACTCTCTAGTATGAATTAAAGTGAGAACCTGGCATTGACCTGGACTCTGACCGTGGAGGAAAGGCCACAGGTGGTGCTGGGCTGGGGCAAGCACTGGGCACGGACCTTCCCTCCTCTGTGACTGCCCAGAGGCCAGCTCACAGGCCTGGGAGAGTAAAGCTGTCGGAGCCTCCCTGCCTGAACCCACCGTTAGTGCCGCTCCCTGGGGCCAGCATCACTGTCACCACGGGCTTCGCGGGACAGGCAGCCCACTCCCGTGTCCTTTCCCGAGAGCCAGGCCCCTCCTGTGCCCCGTGCAGCCCTGGAACCCGGGGCGTCAGGGGCCCGCTCtgagctgggaggtgggggaggctcCACACTGTGCCCGGCACCCAGGAAGGGCCAAGGATGTTGGTGCTAATGCTGACCACCACGCCCCTTTGCTTTGTGAGCATCTGCGCCCAGCATCCCTACCACCCCACTGAGCAAGCCCTGGACTCCCCCAGGCTCCAGCACCCCCACCCTAGCCTTCCCACAAGGTCTGAGGTCACAGGCCCTGACCTGGCGGGGCTCCAGCTGATTGTACTGGCCGCGCAGTCTGGCCTGAGTACTCACTCTATAACCCTGGAAAGGTCCTTTCCCTCCCATCTGATATATGGGGATACAAATggtcctcctgcctcccacccaggCTCGCACCAGGGCCTTGATCTTGGGGGACAGGGGACTCTGCCTGGAGCCTCCGATCCTGTAGGACTTTGCAGACAAGGGGCAAATCTGGGGCCAAATTCCATCTCACCTGTTTCAGTGGCGGCCATGTGtgagggtggagcctggtggctagaggtgcctgggaagcccagagctcCTCTCTCAAAACAGGCATCCTCCCCTGAAACAGCAGTCTAGAGAGGGCTCATGGGAGCTTGAACACTCAACAGAAGGCACGTGGGGGCGATCCTGGAGTCCAGCTCAGAGGAGGTGACCAGTCCTTCTCAGGAAAGGtaggcgcttcccaggtggcattagtggcaaagaaccctcctggcaatgcaggagacttaagagacactggGCCAGGAAGaacccccggaggagggcatggccacgccagtattcttgcctggagagtcccttggacagaagagcctggggggctacagttcacggagttgcaaacagtcggagacgactgaggtgacttagcacgcatgcatgcaggaAAGGCAGCGAGGCATGATGAGCCAGACAGGAGGGAGAACAGGGCTCTGTGCGTGGCCAGACGTGGCCTTAGGCCAGCAGGCCTGCGTTCAAGTCTGTCTTTGTCCTTGGTTTCGCATCCACAGGATGGGGCTGGGAGTCTACTGCCCTCCTGGGCCAGCAGGCAGGGTCTTCCGAGATGGTCCccggagcgggggtggggggcgctttGGGAAGATGTGAACTGTGCCCATGGGCAGGCACGGGGGTGctggaggaggtggggctggCTTTTGATTCTGCTTTGCCCACCGCCCACTGCCTTGCCCTGCGTGTGCCACTCAGCTCCTCCCCTGGAGTGGGGTAGAAAATAGTGTCTCCTTTGAAGGGTGCAAGTGTTAGCCCAGATAGCACGGTGCTCACAGCGGAGCGCCCCACGGGGTCAGCCTGTCTTTCTGAGTGACTCACGGGTGCCTCAAGTGGGCCCTGCAGAGGTGAACCCCTCTCGTCTGCTCACGTGACACTtgcgtccccttctcttctgttcTAGCTCTCTGCCTCTGTGGGGCAGAGAGATGAtgggggagaggtggggaggggacctCTTTAGGTCACCTTTTAAACCCTCTTTGAAATTCCTAGTACCTTAAAAGTCTCTGTCCCTGTTTTGCAGGAACCCTTTCTGGGGGTAGAATGATCCAAATGGGAAGCCAGCTCCTGGCTACCCCTCTGGGTCTTCAGTGGACACAGCATATACCCTAGGGATGGCAAATAATGAGCATTCAGTCCACCACGTCCTCTCTAGAGCCCGTGGCAGACATTGCCAGTCAATCACAGCACAGTGGCCTTTGACCCTATGTCCAGGAAGGGCACTGGGCAGCCATCACTAATCGATCAAGGTGAACCCAATCTGCCACTCTAGTAGAGCAGATACCTGCACTGTCTCTGACCTGGCCTGCCCAGCCCGGTCCCGACATTTGGCCCCCTTGCAGCGTCCTGCTGACTAAGCGTCAGGCCCGTTAGGCAGGGCCTGTGTGACGGCTCGAGCTCTGGCCCCGAGGATGTGAGGGTGGGCTGAGCTCTTGGAGCTCTTATGCACGCTGACCATGTCGCAGCCGTTGGGCTCGCACTCTGCTCCACGCCGGCCACACAGGCCGTGGACGGTGGTCTGGAAGCTGCTGGTGACGAAGCAGTAGACGATGGGGTCCATGCAGCTGTTGAGGCTGCTGAGGGTCACAGCCACGTGATAGGCCACGAGGCTGGCGCGGCGTGGCACGCCGGGCCACAGAGCCACGGCCACCTGGCGAGCGTGGAAGGGTGTGAAGCACACGAGGAAGATGACCAGCACGGTGAGCAGCAGCTGCATGGCCCGAACGCGGCGCTGGCGGCCCTGGCGCAGCAGGCCAGGCCGAGACAGCGCGCACACGATGCGGCCGGTGAACACGCTGATGACCAGCAGCGGCAGCAGGAACTCCAGGACAGTCAGCGCGAAGATGCGGCAGCAGGGGCCGCCGGCGCTCGTCACGCCCAGCACGGACAGGGTCACGGCGCCGGCGGCCAGCCACACGAAGGCACACACGGCCCTGGCGCAGGCCGGCTGGCGCCAGCGGCGGGAGCCGCCGGGCCGCACGATGGCCAGGTAGCGATCCACGCAGATGCAGCTGAGGAAGAGGATGGAGCAGTGCATGTTGAGAAAGTAGCCGAAGACGTGCGGCAGCGCGCAGCGCAGGCAGCCGCGGGCGCCGTAAAAGACGGCGAAGCGCGTGGGCAGGGATAGGCCCACCAGCAGGTCGGTCACCACCAGGTTGATGGTATAGACGACCGACGGCGTCTTGGCCTGGGTGCGGCAGCCGAAGACATAGAGTGCCAGCCCGTTGAGCACCATCCCTGCCAGGAAGATGACGCCGTGCACTGCCATCAGCGCCAGCCACAGGCCCGGGAAGGTGGCGTGCAGCTGCTCGTCCAGCTGGGCAAACCGGTGGAACAGGGGCATCTCCGGCAGGCTGACGTTGGTCCACACCGCCGCCGGTGCCGCTGTGGCGTTGGGGGCCGCCCCAGCTGAGGGCCCCGTGGGAGCCATGGAGGGCATGATGGTGGCCAGCGCTCCCCCGGCCTGGAAGGAAGGAGACCGGGTTACCTTGGGGTTATTGGAGCCCTGCTCGGAGGCTGGACCCCACCTGGCTTGGCTGCCCACCCAGCACCCCGACACTTCTGTCGTCATACCTCTGCCTGGCCTGGCCCTGGCACTTGCCAGCGTGGAGCTTTAGCCGCATGCTAATGCTCTGAACCTGCTCCTCGCTGTCGCGGGAGATGAAAAGCCTTGCAAGACTGTCACCAGGACTGAGACAAGACAAAGGTGGCCAGTGTGGCAACAGGTAAGATGAAGGCCAAGTGTGTGCTGTGTGAGCCTTGTCTCCAGACCAGCTCTTCCCTCACTCGCTGTGCAACTTTAgctaagtcacttaacctctctgtgtctcacgATGAGTCCCCAGTCTGTATCACTGGGACTGCAGAGCTGCTGGGAGGATTAACTGAGCACAGCAGCGCTCAGTGCAtcactgagtgagtgaaagtcgctcagtcatgtctgactctctgggatcCCAcaggctatagcctgccaggctcctccatccatgggatactccaggcaagaatactagagtgggttgccgttcccttctccagcggatcttcctggcccaggatcgaacccaggtgtcttgcattgcaggcggattctttaccgtctgcgccaccagggaagcagagcaTCACACTAGTGGGTACCAAACAAAGCAAAGTTCTGCTCGGCGAGAGCTGTGCCCACGGCCAGCCCAGCCCCAAGTCCCCACGCCCGTGCATCCCGGCCCCTGTCCTTCGGGCCACCCAACCGTTCTCACCTCCTCCACGGCTGGCACCAGGTCAGTGCCCTGGGTGAGGGTCCTCATATGGGTCTTTTGCCCAAGGGCCTGGGATTGAGGGGGCTGAGAGCCCCTGGCCACCCCAGTTTCTTTCCAGCCTGGAGAGACGGCCACCTTTGCTGTCTCGGAGACTCACATGGGGTGGCTCACTGCAGCTGGAGCCTGGAGCCAggtcccagcagcagcagcagcagcagcagggcgtgAGTTAAATAAACGCCGCAATCCCGGCCTGCTGGCCTAGACTCGggcttgggggtgggtggggggctgcAGCCGCCCACTCTGTTTATGTTCCTGCTGAGCTGTTTAACTTGCTgagatttattcttttgtttataaATGAAGGGTTAACAGGCTCTCACCCCAACCCTGGACTGGCTGATCCTCCAAATAAGGACATTTCTGGCTTTTTCAGGAGAAAGGAGAAGGCTTTGGGGAGAaacagggaggagagggaggcacGGGGGAGGTCCCTGGTAGAGtgttcctccccagctgtagggGGAGGGAAGATGCCCCTAGTCGTGGTGACCAAGGGAAGCGAGGCGTCTGCGTGAACAGCCCGCCCGCTGCCCACTCCCCTGGCCGGCTACTGCCCCTCCTCGGGCAGCAGGCACCTTCTGGCAGCTTTCATCCAGCAGAAGTCCAGCCTGCTGGGGGACTGGGGACCGAAAGCCCAGTCCAGAGTGGGTGGGCATGGCAGGGAAGCACTTGCTAGCCAAGGCTCAGGTCCCAACCCAGCCTAGAGGGAGGCCCTGGCAGGGCAGGCCACCTTTATCCTCCACTCAGAGAAGTGGCACCAGCTGAACCTCCGCCTCTGGGACCCTGGCCCTGGGCATGTGCTGACCCTTGGAGGCGGCTAGGAAGAGTCCGATGCTGCCCAGGACTGTGGCTGGCCCCTCGGGTCCCCTCTGGCACGAGTGGACCCAGGCCTCCACTCATGGGGTGCTCTGGGAGAACTGTCCTCTGCCTGGGGTCCCCAGCCCCTGACACACAGGGCCCTTGGATGCGTTGGCCCATTGGCAGGCAGCTCAGGCAGCTGGGGAGTGAGAAGGACGTCTGGGGCAGGGAGAGACTCTGTAGGCATGAGTGGGCAGCGAGGGGATGCCACGAGGCTGGGCCGTGGGGCTGTGGGCCTCATCCCCAGGACACTGGGGCTCCAGGACCCCCGGAAGAAGAGCAGTGCCTCCAACGTGTCCCTCCACTCCTGTGAAAAATCCGAGGCCCTGCCAAGACCCAGGGAGTACGGAGCTGGCCCGGGCACGCAGCAGGCTGATTCTTGACTTCCCTTCCACGTGCTTTCAGTTCGCTAATGTGTCTGCACGGGGTCTGCGTCCGTGTCATGGTCGGAGACAGATAAACATCACAGGATGTTTCCTCTGGGAGACAGTCGCAGGATGACGCCGGCCCCGGGGAGCCCGCCCTCCCGGGACAGTCCCCAGGGACAGGCTCGCACGCGGGCCAGCAGCTCGCTGAAGGCTGTGGGCCTGGGCGGCGGGCCCGGGACTGCGGAAGCAGGCAGGTGGGGATGGAGGGCGTCCGTCAAGCACACGCTGATGCGTAGGTGCGAGAGTCTGAGCAGCATTTGGGCCCCACCTCGGGCGCAGACCCTGCTCACACACGGAGCTCTGTCCTGCAACACCAGGAACCTGCGAATCTGTCCGTGCAACCCGGGTTGTGGCCGCAGCCTGGGCTGTTGGCCCTGGCTTCCTACACCCTCAGCTCTTCCCCTTTGCCTGCTGCTGAGTCTGCCTGTCTCTGTGTGATCAGACCCCCACTGTGCCAGCCCACTCACCCACCTCAGCACGCACCTCTCACGGCGAGAACACGCAGTGACCACTCCCTGGGGCACCTACTGGGCATCGCTTTTGCTTTGCAAGATGAGGAACTTGAATGGTGAGACCCTGGACCCTGTGGCGGTGGACCCATGAACCCATGGCCTGGGGCCCTCCCCGGTCTGGGGCTGGGAAGGGGCCGGGCTGGGAGTGTCTGGGCTAAGCAGCCCCTGCCCCACCTGGTCTCAGGGAGGACACTCCATCTCTGCGCCCCTGGTCTCCACTGCCTCTGCTCCCCGTACTCCTTGAGGCGCCACGGGACGGGCCCCCACCCCCTGAATCCACTTTGGTCAATTGAGTCTTTTCGGCGGACCCCCGAGCCCTGAGCCGAGCGCCCCCTGCACCCCCAGAGGCTCAGCATCAGCCTCGCCCCGCCGCACCCCACGCGCCTGCCAGCCCTCCAGGCTAGGGCCGTCTCACTCTCTCTCCACCATGGCCCCTTACCCCTCTGTCCACACCTGGAATGCGATGTCACAGCTAGTGCTAGACAGCTGagggggggcaggggcggggtgggCATTGCAGGGAATATATGAACAGTAACAGTACTCagcaggagggcaggaggagaagggggcgacagaggatgagacagttggatggcatcactgactcaatggacgtgagtttgagcaaactccaggagatagtgaaggacagggaagcctggtgtgctgcagtccacaagtttgcaaagagtcgggcgcaacagagcaactgaacaagaagagTAACCAGTGGAGGAGGTGCGGGCTGGGGGCCGGTCCCTACTCATCCCCGGTTGCCCTGGTgttgcttgacctctctgagcctccgccTCCCTGCCCGCAGTGATGTAGCCGCAGCACCTTGTTTCTGCAGCTTCCAAGTGGGTGCGTGGCATCTGTTCCCGGGCAGAGTGGATGCCAGTGGTGGTACCTCCTCACCCACTGGCTCCTGGCCTCCTCTACTCATGCAGAGGAAACCGAGGCTGAACACTGCGAAGAGCCTGGGTGCTCAGATACAGCTTAGAGGGAGGCAGGCTCCTGGCCAGAGGCGACCTTGCGGGCCTCCGTCCCGGGCCCCCATGGCCTTGGGTGAGGGTTCTGGCCCTGCAGGGCTTCTCTCCGAGCCTCAGTCTCTTCTCTTGTGACATGGGGACTGAAACGGCTGCATTACGCTGCCTCTCGGGGCTGTTGTGGGCCTTCGCTGAGACTGAGCCCCTGGTGCAGGtgtggaggggtggggcagggagcaggTGGGGTGCTCtgctccccctctccctctgggGGTGCAGGTCTGGAGCCCTGAGACCGTCTGGGGAAGCATGGGGGGTGAAGGTTGTCTTGTCCTCCCTGATACGCCCCTACCCTCAGGCATCTGGCCACAACTAGCCTGCAGAGATGTGGGTGCGGAGGCAGGGGTCCTCCCTGGGAAAAGCCTGAGGTTCTGAGCAAAACTAGGGGAACCCTACCCCCCATCTCCTTGCACCTCAACCAAAAGAGGACACCTCAGGCACCCCTCAACCTCCGTGCCCTTCCCACGCCACCCCGTCTCCCGCCCCTGCAGTTTTCTTGACACTTTCAGGGCCTCCTCCAGGCCCCAGCTCCTCAGGAAGACTTCTCCTCCTCGGCCTGCTCTCCCGGGTGTTCTTCCCCGGCTCCCTCCAGCCCAGGACTGCCCCACTGTCCTGACTGCAAGCAATTCAGGTGGGCTGGTTCCTCCAGCGCCCAGGATGGCATGGGCACAGAGCAGCACCCATCTTTCTCTCTGGCTGAGTGAACCCCTGCGGGAGTCCTCAGGGCCAGCAGGACGAGGCCCCTTTCTCACCCAGGCGTTCGGGGCCCTCCCTGCCTGGCCGAGCCCCTTTGGAGCCCACTCAGCGTCCCAGCGCCTGAACTGGCTTCTGCCCTCAGCTCCACCTTCACTACCATCAGTCTTCCCAGCTGAGCAGGGTTaacacctcttccaggaagcccaccCAGCGCCCCCTGACTGTTGGGCCCGTGGATCCCTGTCATTCTCCCTCCCCCGGGCCCTTGGCGCACATCAGTGGTATTTGGTTCAAGTCCCAGAGCCTCAGTCCTGGTGACTGTGATTCTGGGATTGGTGTTTTAAATGGACAGGTGAGCATCCAACAGATGGCGTCGTCAGGACAGCTGGGGGTGCTGGGTGGATACACAGCTTCAGGTGCCCTTGCATGGAAGATGCCTAGTGACGACAGCGGCCgtgctggagacccctggcctcccACCTGAATGGCGGTCCACCTGGGCCTGGCTGCTGCAGGAAAGGGCACAGGTTCTCAGGGCACAGCTCCTCAGAGCCTTTGTGAAGCTCCCagggaataagcatcttttcctAAGTTACCTGACCCTGCCCCTCCTGGGGCTCCCTTTCTATCCAGCCTGACCGTCACCCCAAGTGCCCACCCCCAGGGCACTGACGGAGGGCCGTGCCCGCTGCTGCCCCTCACAGCTTTTGCGTCTTTGTTGTGTGTCCAGAAACAGGCCAAGACCCAGAGTCTCAGGGTGCCAGTAACTGCCCAGAAACCGTGAGGGGGGCCTGAGCCACTCTGACCTCCCACCAGTGTCCCAGGGGGTATCCATCCTGACCCATCTTGGTTTCTCTTGAATCCATGCTGCTGGCCCTGTGTGTCCTCTAGCTGCCCAGCTGCCTAGCGGATACCAAGCCCATAGCCTGGCTGCCTCCTGTCCTGCCGCATACGGGACCAgggcagccaggggccctggcctCGGCCCCAGGCAATAGGTAGCTGCCTGGGCGTGTGGCCCACGATCCCGTGTCTTTCCTGCAGCGCCCACACCTGGAGCCAGGAGGCGCGGTGTGGAGGACAGGCCCAGCCTTCCCCACCAAGGTGCCTGGAACATCAGCTATGGGCCAGTCGCCGTCAGACACTCTGCACCCACACGGCAGTCCTGGGTTTTATAGACAAGGACGTgggggcccagagaggtgagTGTCACACCCTAGGACACACGGCGTGAAACTGATGGAGAGGGAAAGCAAAGCCAGATCCACTGGCTCCCGGCCCAGCAGGAGCGGGATGAAAGTGGGGTGGGCGTCTCTGGACCCGGGGTCCATGAGCAATCGGATTCTGGGTACACGGAGTACCTGGACATACCTGTGTCCCCGACGGGGTGACCCTCGCAACCTCCCAAGGCCAAAATAGCCCTTACTGGAGGGACCACCTGCCTGTTTATTTTGCTGATTATTCTTGGTTTCATGGCATCTGCTTGAGAACATGGCCTGCTGTTTTTGGCTAGTCTGAGCATCTGCTGCTTCCATCCAGGGACGGCTGGGCCCTTACTGAGGCCCCAAGGGGGCCAGACTAGCTCTGGGTTGTCTAGAAGGTCCCAGGGGGCATCAGCTGGAATCAAGGTCCCCATCCTGGTCAGGGCTCCCTCCGCCCAGCTCAGGGACAGGGTTACCTGGGGTGGCTGGGCGCTGGGCACCCGGCTCCAGCACGCCTGACTCAGCCTCACGCCTCACCGTCTGGGAGCCCTTGGCTGAGGTCTTGGCCCTAATGGAGATGCAAGTTTCTCTGGGCCAGGCGGCCCCAGGCATCGCCACTCGTGGGGGTCCTGCTGCGTGTCAGACAGCCCTCCCTGCCACCCTGGCTCACCCCTCACTTCATCCTGATGCTGAAAGAGGTGTAGCACCTGCCTGTCTCCCCCAGGCCAGCCTCCCTGGGGTGGTGGGACAGGATCCGCGGCTGCACCCGCCTGGCCTCTGCCTAATCTCTCGACCTGGCATGCCACCTCTGCCTGTCTCACCTGCTGAAGGCTCCTGGCACCCACAACCCCCTCCTGGGCTCCCGACACCTCTCTACTAGGGCAGAGCCGTAACCCCACAGTTCATGGGTTGTCTCTGAGATGACCCTTTCCAGGGTCTCACAGCTCCTGCCAAGGTGCCCCCATGTTGGTGTGGGCTGGCCTCAGTTTGCCTgttaggaaactgaggtacagagaggttagGTGGCCCATCTGGGGTCGCCCAGCTGGGTGTGGAGGGGCTAGGCTTTGAACTCTGCCCTGCGCCTGCTGCATGCCACCGGAGGCTCCCCAGGGCCCACTGTGCCTGGGGCTCTGAGGTTCAGGGCTCTGGCAGCTTGCCCCAGGCCACACAGCTCAGTGGCAAGGTCAGGGGAACTGTGAGAAACACACGTTTCAGAGGATTCAGGCCTGGCCTTGAACCTGGTGCTGGGGGCCC encodes:
- the GPR20 gene encoding G-protein coupled receptor 20 produces the protein MPSMAPTGPSAGAAPNATAAPAAVWTNVSLPEMPLFHRFAQLDEQLHATFPGLWLALMAVHGVIFLAGMVLNGLALYVFGCRTQAKTPSVVYTINLVVTDLLVGLSLPTRFAVFYGARGCLRCALPHVFGYFLNMHCSILFLSCICVDRYLAIVRPGGSRRWRQPACARAVCAFVWLAAGAVTLSVLGVTSAGGPCCRIFALTVLEFLLPLLVISVFTGRIVCALSRPGLLRQGRQRRVRAMQLLLTVLVIFLVCFTPFHARQVAVALWPGVPRRASLVAYHVAVTLSSLNSCMDPIVYCFVTSSFQTTVHGLCGRRGAECEPNGCDMVSVHKSSKSSAHPHILGARARAVTQALPNGPDA